In one Arenibacter antarcticus genomic region, the following are encoded:
- a CDS encoding NTP transferase domain-containing protein, whose translation MKIIILAAGIGSRLGNPFPKPLTTLNNGKSIMEMQVSNLAQVYNVDDICVVVGFKKNLIMESFPELTFVYNPFFDQTNTSKSLLKALKKNRDKSVLWLNGDVVFDVKLLSVLKPYIDENQSFVAVNTSKVADEEVKYSLRDNYIHQLSKTVKNGLGEAVGINFIAAKDINKFIDRLEECDDNDYFERGLELSIAKDGLKIAAVDISQYNCMEVDFKEDLENANNLFQK comes from the coding sequence ATGAAAATTATAATCCTTGCCGCAGGTATTGGTTCCAGACTTGGAAATCCCTTTCCAAAACCTCTTACAACCCTCAATAACGGCAAAAGCATTATGGAAATGCAGGTAAGCAACCTAGCACAAGTCTATAATGTAGATGATATATGTGTAGTGGTCGGATTTAAAAAAAATCTAATCATGGAAAGCTTTCCCGAGCTGACCTTCGTTTATAATCCATTCTTTGATCAGACCAACACTTCAAAAAGCCTTTTAAAAGCCCTTAAAAAAAACAGAGACAAATCTGTGCTATGGCTTAATGGTGATGTGGTTTTCGACGTTAAACTATTGTCGGTTTTAAAGCCATATATTGACGAAAATCAATCATTTGTAGCCGTAAACACCAGTAAAGTAGCAGATGAAGAAGTGAAATATAGTTTAAGGGACAACTATATTCACCAATTGTCTAAGACCGTAAAAAATGGCCTTGGAGAAGCAGTAGGCATTAATTTCATTGCAGCCAAAGATATAAATAAGTTCATAGACAGGCTTGAAGAATGTGACGACAATGATTATTTTGAAAGGGGCCTTGAACTTTCCATTGCAAAAGACGGATTAAAAATCGCCGCGGTTGATATTTCCCAATACAACTGTATGGAGGTAGATTTTAAGGAAGATTTGGAAAATGCCAATAACCTATTCCAAAAATGA
- a CDS encoding class I SAM-dependent methyltransferase: MKVILVVVTIGLFGFLLGKFIKHKSLYPFMPFRYDFRKRRDTFRKTLEFLDKTKARLIIETGTSREGLHGAKSNGAATIVFGKWAKQNNAFLHSVDISEKSVANSQKEVTNQDLGKIVQIHLSDSVEFLRNFTEPVDFLYLDSYDYSDDREVQIKSQHHHLQEFMAIEDKLHDNSIVLIDDCDLPNGGKGKLVVAYMLQKDWKVVMNEYQILLVRKSFSV, from the coding sequence ATGAAGGTTATTCTAGTTGTTGTCACTATTGGGCTCTTTGGTTTTTTGTTAGGAAAGTTTATAAAACATAAGTCCCTATATCCTTTTATGCCTTTTCGATATGATTTTAGAAAACGTAGGGATACCTTTAGAAAAACATTGGAATTTTTGGACAAGACCAAGGCTAGGTTAATTATTGAGACCGGAACCTCTAGGGAAGGATTGCACGGAGCTAAGAGTAATGGGGCCGCCACGATTGTTTTTGGAAAATGGGCAAAACAGAACAATGCATTTCTACATTCTGTAGACATCAGTGAAAAATCGGTTGCTAATTCCCAAAAGGAAGTTACAAATCAGGATTTAGGGAAGATAGTGCAAATTCATCTTTCAGACTCTGTGGAATTCTTGCGCAACTTTACAGAACCCGTAGATTTTTTGTATTTGGACAGTTATGACTATAGTGATGATAGGGAGGTGCAGATAAAAAGTCAGCATCATCATTTGCAGGAATTTATGGCAATTGAAGATAAGTTGCACGATAATTCCATAGTTCTAATAGACGATTGTGACCTACCCAATGGTGGAAAAGGTAAACTGGTGGTAGCATATATGCTTCAAAAGGATTGGAAAGTGGTGATGAACGAGTATCAAATATTATTGGTGCGTAAAAGTTTTAGCGTCTAG
- a CDS encoding glycosyltransferase family 9 protein has protein sequence MKILVVQQKMIGDVLTSTILCEQIKKNIPNSQIHYLINTNTDAVVANNPYIDEIVYFKPEYKKNKLAFYHFLRSISKERYEVVIDVYSKLESMLITLFSGAGIRVSYEKWYSKFIYTHTHNYVRKGDTSVGLAIENRLALLKPIIPEIQFEVQPPKIYLTQQEKDEAKDFLEENSVNFSIPILMINVLGSSANKTYPLSYMAQILDSIAQQGEVNILFNYIPSQLKEVKKVYNLCAKETRSMILLDVFAPSLRSFLGLLSHCDALLGNEGGAVNMAKALNIPAFSIFSPWITKVAWETFPNNKQNEAVHLADFLPTHLEGKSVKQRKEEAEHLYSFFVPNLFTDRLTQFLDAKTFTHQ, from the coding sequence ATGAAAATACTGGTTGTACAGCAAAAAATGATCGGGGATGTTCTTACTAGCACTATACTGTGCGAGCAAATTAAAAAGAATATCCCCAACAGCCAGATACATTATTTGATCAATACCAACACCGATGCAGTTGTAGCCAACAACCCCTATATTGATGAAATTGTATACTTTAAGCCAGAATACAAAAAAAACAAACTGGCATTTTATCATTTTTTAAGATCCATTTCCAAGGAACGTTATGAGGTAGTCATAGATGTCTACAGCAAATTGGAAAGCATGCTTATTACATTGTTTTCCGGCGCAGGAATTAGAGTTTCTTACGAAAAATGGTATTCCAAATTCATCTATACCCATACCCATAATTACGTTAGAAAGGGAGATACATCCGTTGGTCTGGCCATAGAAAATAGGCTAGCGCTATTAAAACCGATTATCCCTGAAATACAATTTGAGGTACAGCCACCTAAAATTTATCTCACTCAACAAGAAAAAGACGAAGCAAAAGACTTTTTAGAGGAGAATTCGGTCAACTTTTCAATTCCGATCCTAATGATCAACGTACTTGGAAGCAGTGCTAATAAAACATATCCCCTCTCCTACATGGCTCAAATTTTGGATAGTATTGCGCAGCAAGGGGAGGTTAACATATTGTTTAACTACATCCCTTCCCAATTAAAGGAGGTGAAAAAAGTATACAACCTTTGCGCCAAAGAAACACGGTCTATGATCCTATTGGATGTATTTGCCCCATCTTTACGTTCTTTTTTGGGATTGTTATCGCATTGTGATGCCCTATTGGGAAATGAGGGCGGCGCGGTAAATATGGCTAAAGCATTAAACATCCCCGCCTTTAGCATATTCTCACCATGGATTACAAAAGTTGCTTGGGAAACCTTCCCTAATAACAAGCAAAACGAGGCGGTACACTTAGCTGATTTTCTACCGACTCACCTAGAGGGAAAATCCGTAAAACAACGAAAAGAGGAGGCAGAGCACTTATATTCCTTTTTTGTGCCAAATCTTTTTACTGATCGATTAACGCAATTCCTAGACGCTAAAACTTTTACGCACCAATAA
- a CDS encoding 2,3,4,5-tetrahydropyridine-2,6-dicarboxylate N-succinyltransferase, with protein MTELRKIIENAWDNRELLKETSTQDAIRKVIDLLDSGKLRCAEPTNEGWQINEWVKKGVVLYFPIQKMETLEAGIFEYHDKIPLKRGYAEKGIRVVPGAIARHGAYISAGTILMPSYVNIGAYVDEGTMVDTWATVGSCAQIGKNVHLSGGVGIGGVLEPLQAAPVIIEDNAFIGSRCIVVEGVRVEKEAVLGANVVLTASTKIIDVTGDTPVERKGLVPARSVVIPGSYTKKFPAGDFQVPCALIIGTRKESTDKKTSLNDALREYDVAV; from the coding sequence ATGACAGAATTAAGAAAAATAATAGAAAATGCATGGGATAATCGAGAACTTTTAAAAGAGACCTCCACCCAAGATGCCATTAGAAAAGTAATAGACTTATTGGACAGCGGAAAATTGCGATGTGCAGAACCTACCAATGAGGGTTGGCAAATAAATGAATGGGTAAAAAAGGGGGTAGTACTATATTTTCCGATCCAAAAAATGGAAACCTTGGAAGCTGGAATTTTTGAATATCACGATAAAATTCCATTAAAAAGAGGCTATGCGGAAAAAGGAATCAGAGTAGTCCCTGGTGCCATAGCCAGACATGGAGCATATATTTCAGCAGGCACTATATTAATGCCCAGCTATGTTAATATTGGCGCTTATGTAGACGAAGGCACCATGGTTGATACTTGGGCCACTGTAGGAAGTTGTGCACAAATCGGAAAAAATGTACACTTAAGTGGTGGTGTAGGTATTGGAGGAGTTTTGGAGCCATTACAAGCCGCTCCAGTAATTATTGAGGACAATGCTTTTATAGGATCTAGATGTATTGTAGTGGAAGGGGTCCGCGTAGAGAAAGAGGCTGTACTTGGTGCCAATGTAGTACTTACCGCCTCTACAAAGATTATAGATGTTACTGGGGATACCCCTGTGGAACGCAAAGGATTGGTTCCGGCCAGATCCGTAGTTATTCCGGGAAGTTATACCAAAAAATTCCCTGCAGGCGATTTTCAGGTTCCATGTGCATTGATTATCGGTACTAGAAAAGAGAGTACAGATAAGAAAACTTCATTAAATGATGCATTACGCGAATACGATGTTGCCGTATAA
- the ruvX gene encoding Holliday junction resolvase RuvX produces the protein MGRIVALDFGKVRTGIAVTDEMQLIASGLTTINTKELLNFLRTYVEQENVEKFVVGEPKQMNNQPSESEALIIPFLRTLEGVFPKIPVVRQDERFTSKMAVQSMIDSGMGKQKRKNKALIDEISATIILQAYLNRK, from the coding sequence TTGGGAAGAATAGTAGCCTTGGATTTTGGAAAAGTGAGAACGGGAATTGCTGTAACGGACGAAATGCAGCTAATAGCTTCGGGCCTTACTACGATCAATACCAAGGAACTTTTGAATTTTCTAAGGACCTATGTGGAACAGGAAAATGTGGAGAAATTTGTAGTGGGGGAACCTAAGCAAATGAATAACCAACCTTCCGAATCAGAAGCCCTTATCATACCTTTCCTGCGGACTTTGGAAGGGGTTTTTCCTAAAATCCCGGTAGTTCGTCAAGATGAGCGGTTTACCTCAAAAATGGCCGTACAGTCTATGATTGATAGTGGAATGGGGAAACAAAAAAGAAAAAATAAGGCCTTGATAGATGAAATTAGTGCAACCATTATCCTTCAGGCTTATTTAAATAGAAAATAG
- the def gene encoding peptide deformylase has product MILPIIAYGDPVLRKVAEDIAQDYPNLEGLISNMWDTMYNANGVGLAAPQIGLPIRLFMVDTTPFSDDEELEEKEQKALKDFKRVFINAHIVEETGEEWAFNEGCLSIPDIREDVSRKDTLTISYLDADFKPCTETYDGLLARVIQHEYDHIEGVLFTDKLSTLKKRLLKSRLVNISKGKVKVDYRMRFPLEKKAR; this is encoded by the coding sequence ATGATATTACCTATAATAGCATACGGAGATCCCGTATTAAGGAAAGTAGCAGAAGATATAGCGCAAGATTATCCAAATTTGGAGGGATTAATTTCCAATATGTGGGATACTATGTACAATGCCAATGGCGTTGGCTTGGCGGCCCCCCAAATTGGTCTTCCCATAAGATTGTTTATGGTAGATACAACTCCTTTTTCAGATGACGAAGAGTTGGAGGAAAAGGAACAGAAAGCGTTGAAAGACTTTAAAAGAGTGTTTATTAACGCCCATATTGTGGAGGAAACTGGAGAAGAATGGGCCTTTAACGAAGGGTGTTTAAGTATCCCTGACATTAGGGAGGATGTTTCTCGAAAAGATACGCTAACCATTTCTTATTTGGATGCCGATTTTAAGCCATGTACCGAAACCTATGATGGCCTATTGGCACGGGTGATTCAACACGAATACGACCATATCGAGGGGGTCTTGTTTACGGACAAATTATCGACCTTAAAAAAGCGACTGTTGAAAAGTAGGTTGGTCAATATTTCCAAAGGAAAAGTGAAAGTAGATTACCGCATGCGATTTCCACTAGAGAAAAAAGCACGTTAA
- a CDS encoding DUF5606 domain-containing protein, which produces MSLNKILSIAGKPGLYKLLTQTRSGFVAESLLDGKKLNVSFKSNVSVLSEIAIYTLEEEVPLKDVFEKIKEKENGGRTAVSHKDDKIKLEEYLFEVLPNYDEDRVYPSDIKKIIQWYNLLHEHGITEYANEEEEEVNSEEKE; this is translated from the coding sequence ATGAGTTTAAATAAAATATTATCTATTGCAGGAAAACCGGGACTTTATAAATTATTGACCCAAACTCGTTCTGGCTTTGTAGCAGAATCTTTATTGGACGGTAAGAAATTGAACGTTAGTTTTAAGAGCAACGTCAGTGTCCTGTCTGAAATAGCGATCTACACCTTGGAGGAAGAAGTGCCTTTAAAAGATGTTTTTGAAAAAATAAAGGAAAAGGAAAACGGGGGGAGAACTGCGGTTAGCCACAAGGACGACAAGATAAAATTGGAGGAATACCTTTTTGAAGTGTTGCCCAATTACGATGAAGACCGTGTGTATCCCAGCGACATTAAAAAAATTATCCAGTGGTATAATCTGCTGCACGAACACGGCATAACAGAATATGCCAATGAAGAGGAGGAGGAAGTTAACTCCGAGGAGAAGGAATAA
- a CDS encoding family 20 glycosylhydrolase — MKKCNLIKSILIFTAVLAITACEEQEKKKLINFPETNLAMENMIPKPLKIMASNSAFGLDQNTVIHTSSNATGFNEVGQYLSEKIKWQTQLDIAVNNTTNTSSGRVIFIHQLNDSTNSKKEAYELTITQDSVILSAATAEGAFRGVQTLRQLIPESSNDTLSETKMWLISSGKITDNPNFEYRGAMLDVARHFFSVEDVKKYIDLLAYYKINALHLHLTDDQGWRIEIKSWPKLTEIGGSSEVGGGPGGFYTQEDYKDLVAYAAKQYITIIPEVDMPGHTNAASLAYPFLNGNGKKVEPYTGIDVGFSTFDTRKDTVYAFIDDVVREISEMTPGPYFHAGGDESHVTKKKDFNYFISRVDKIVKKYGKRMIGWDEIVHADIDTTAIAQFWSNEENAKIAVEKGMKVILSPGKKAYLDMQYDTLSKYGLHWAAYIPVDTAYVWTPERYINGINKEHILGVEAPLWSETISTMEELEYLAFPRMIGYSELSWSTEENRNWEDYKIRLGNQTPFLDRMNVKYYPSKLIDWKKATLPIKPRLKD, encoded by the coding sequence ATGAAAAAATGCAATCTTATTAAATCCATTCTGATTTTCACAGCAGTGCTGGCAATTACGGCATGTGAAGAACAAGAAAAAAAGAAGCTCATCAACTTTCCCGAAACCAATTTAGCCATGGAAAACATGATTCCCAAGCCGTTAAAGATAATGGCTTCGAACAGCGCTTTTGGCTTGGATCAAAATACGGTAATACACACTTCATCCAACGCAACCGGATTTAATGAAGTGGGACAATACCTGTCGGAAAAAATAAAATGGCAGACGCAATTGGATATTGCGGTAAACAATACAACAAATACTTCTTCTGGGAGGGTCATTTTCATCCATCAGTTAAATGACAGTACTAATTCTAAAAAGGAGGCGTACGAGCTAACTATCACCCAAGATTCCGTAATTCTAAGTGCAGCCACTGCCGAGGGCGCCTTTAGAGGCGTACAGACCCTTAGACAGCTTATCCCCGAAAGCAGTAACGACACCCTTTCCGAAACTAAAATGTGGTTAATCTCTTCTGGGAAAATAACGGACAACCCCAATTTTGAATACAGGGGGGCTATGTTAGACGTAGCCCGACACTTCTTTAGTGTGGAAGATGTTAAAAAATACATTGATCTGTTAGCCTATTACAAAATTAATGCCCTGCATTTACACCTTACAGATGATCAGGGATGGCGAATAGAAATAAAATCCTGGCCAAAGCTTACTGAAATTGGTGGAAGTTCTGAAGTGGGAGGTGGTCCTGGTGGTTTCTATACTCAAGAAGACTACAAGGATCTGGTAGCTTATGCCGCCAAACAATATATTACCATCATCCCGGAAGTGGATATGCCCGGACATACCAATGCGGCATCCTTGGCCTACCCTTTCCTTAATGGGAACGGTAAGAAGGTAGAACCCTATACTGGGATCGATGTAGGGTTTAGCACCTTTGATACCAGAAAGGATACAGTCTACGCCTTTATAGACGATGTCGTTAGGGAGATTTCCGAAATGACACCTGGTCCCTACTTCCACGCTGGAGGGGACGAGAGCCACGTAACCAAGAAAAAGGACTTTAATTATTTTATTTCCAGAGTAGATAAAATTGTCAAAAAATACGGCAAGCGCATGATAGGGTGGGATGAAATTGTTCATGCGGATATTGATACTACTGCAATAGCTCAATTCTGGAGCAACGAGGAAAATGCCAAAATTGCGGTTGAGAAAGGAATGAAAGTAATCTTGTCGCCTGGCAAGAAAGCCTATCTAGATATGCAATACGACACTCTTTCCAAATATGGGCTGCATTGGGCTGCATATATCCCGGTTGATACAGCTTATGTGTGGACACCAGAACGCTATATAAACGGAATTAACAAAGAACATATATTGGGTGTAGAAGCGCCACTTTGGTCAGAAACCATTTCCACTATGGAAGAATTAGAATATTTGGCCTTCCCAAGAATGATCGGTTATTCAGAACTTAGTTGGAGTACCGAAGAAAACAGAAATTGGGAAGATTACAAGATAAGATTAGGAAATCAGACCCCGTTTTTAGATAGAATGAATGTAAAATACTATCCTTCCAAATTAATAGATTGGAAAAAAGCAACACTTCCTATTAAACCAAGGCTTAAGGATTGA
- a CDS encoding GDSL-type esterase/lipase family protein: protein MKPLLYLLFLFSTIVIGQQNSAFQNEVLALQMKYDTIWDVKKETIVFTGSSSIRMWKNLEAMFPDHQIVNTGFGGSQASDLLKYEQELILKFKPKMVFIYEGDNDIVSHKKPREIIGTTKQIISNIKKSGNDVQIILIAAKPSISRWGYKRTYKKLNRKFKKLARKESGVEYADVWSAMLDGKNVKQDIFLADKLHMNQKGYDLWFSVIAPFMNTKNTYSLK from the coding sequence TTGAAACCACTATTATACCTGCTTTTTTTGTTTTCTACCATTGTCATTGGTCAGCAGAATTCGGCTTTTCAAAATGAAGTCCTAGCACTTCAAATGAAATACGATACTATTTGGGATGTCAAAAAAGAAACCATTGTTTTCACCGGCAGCTCCAGTATTCGTATGTGGAAAAATTTGGAGGCAATGTTTCCCGATCATCAAATTGTAAACACAGGTTTTGGGGGATCCCAGGCATCCGACCTCCTAAAGTATGAGCAGGAGCTGATTTTGAAATTCAAACCTAAAATGGTTTTTATCTATGAAGGAGATAACGACATCGTTTCACATAAAAAACCAAGAGAAATTATAGGGACGACAAAACAAATAATATCCAATATTAAAAAAAGTGGCAATGACGTCCAGATCATCCTAATTGCTGCAAAACCAAGTATATCCCGCTGGGGCTATAAAAGAACGTATAAGAAGCTAAACCGCAAGTTCAAAAAACTTGCCCGCAAGGAATCTGGCGTGGAATATGCGGATGTGTGGAGCGCCATGCTAGACGGGAAAAACGTAAAGCAGGATATTTTTCTTGCAGACAAACTGCATATGAATCAAAAAGGATATGACCTTTGGTTCTCTGTGATAGCCCCATTTATGAATACCAAGAACACTTATAGTTTAAAATAA
- a CDS encoding serine hydrolase: MKTTKHLFSILSFLLIFSTLVYGQSNIELIPNTTIAGVDKERLHRYDTFLQQEIDNGKIPGAVSYIVRKRQVVHKATYGYSSIADRSSIKQDQLFHIMSMTKPIVTAAFMMLYEEGYFSLTDPVSKYLPQFKNIRVAKNVDEGAKGETIPANKEITITHLLTHTAGFSHGLGGTTLDNDYAKALYSEPHKNIESRVNTMLQLPLIGQPGEQWYYSASPDVLSLLIEHFSGLNTAEFLKKRLFEPLEMEDTGYNISKDKSERWMPVHNIDKGGKLINSPNQLPIEGNTIYGGTHGLFSTAEDYMKFCQMLLNKGEYNGKHLLSPKTVEIMTMNQVGDLYQAPGQGFGLGFGITNNLADSKSLGSVGQYYWSGAYCTYFFIDPKEDLVVILMSQLQPYNNYYGEKMRQMVYQAIIQE, encoded by the coding sequence ATGAAAACCACCAAACACCTATTTTCTATCCTAAGTTTTTTATTGATTTTCAGCACTTTGGTTTATGGGCAATCTAACATAGAACTTATTCCAAATACTACCATAGCCGGTGTTGACAAGGAACGATTACACAGATATGACACTTTCTTACAGCAAGAAATAGACAATGGAAAAATTCCGGGAGCCGTATCCTATATTGTTAGAAAAAGGCAGGTAGTTCATAAAGCCACCTATGGTTATAGTAGTATAGCGGATAGATCATCCATCAAACAAGATCAACTCTTCCACATCATGTCCATGACCAAGCCCATAGTAACGGCTGCTTTTATGATGTTGTATGAAGAAGGGTATTTTTCATTAACCGATCCCGTTTCCAAATACTTGCCACAATTTAAAAATATAAGAGTAGCAAAGAATGTAGATGAGGGCGCAAAAGGAGAAACAATTCCGGCAAATAAGGAAATTACCATTACCCACCTATTAACACATACCGCTGGATTTTCACATGGTTTAGGAGGAACAACTTTGGATAACGATTATGCAAAAGCTTTGTACTCAGAGCCGCATAAGAACATTGAAAGCAGGGTAAATACCATGCTTCAATTACCCTTAATAGGGCAACCTGGAGAACAATGGTATTATAGTGCCTCCCCAGATGTACTTTCACTATTAATTGAACATTTCAGCGGTTTAAACACCGCCGAATTTCTGAAAAAACGCCTTTTTGAACCTTTGGAAATGGAAGATACCGGATACAATATATCCAAAGATAAAAGTGAAAGATGGATGCCCGTTCACAATATTGATAAAGGTGGGAAACTTATAAATTCACCCAACCAGTTGCCCATAGAAGGCAATACTATTTATGGTGGTACGCATGGCCTATTTTCAACCGCCGAAGACTATATGAAATTCTGCCAGATGTTGCTCAATAAAGGGGAGTATAATGGCAAACATTTACTAAGTCCTAAAACAGTGGAAATCATGACCATGAATCAAGTAGGCGACCTTTATCAGGCTCCGGGCCAAGGTTTTGGACTTGGCTTTGGAATAACTAACAATCTAGCGGACAGTAAAAGTTTGGGGTCTGTTGGACAGTATTATTGGAGTGGCGCCTATTGCACTTATTTCTTTATCGACCCTAAAGAAGATTTGGTGGTTATTTTAATGAGCCAATTACAACCGTACAATAATTATTATGGTGAAAAAATGAGACAGATGGTATATCAGGCAATTATTCAGGAGTAA
- a CDS encoding DUF5916 domain-containing protein: MNPLNLFSPRCVLVTLFIFFLFGNGYSQITEPTINTDGRPTATAIPIVSHPTMDGDVLNDEVWQKIAPLGGLVQSQPNFGQPASERTEIRIAYTEHIFYLSVICYDSEPDKLVVSDARRDASLDNTDAFIFIVDTYKDNQNGFIFGTNSLGVEYDAQVDNEGQGNFNANRQQGGTIGGFNLNWDGSWKVKTTVSAIGWSAEFAIPLRTLRFQPGKDWGINFRRNIRKSNEIVYWSPMPIGFNLNRLSLAGSLMGLDLKSPNNLKVIPYVLGKMAKDFEIIDSKTKFTGEIGGDIKFSITPSLTLDLTYNTDFAQVEVDEQQVNLDRFNLFFPEKRPFFLENAGLFSVGSPGEVDLFFSRRIGIGDDGNIVPIIGGARLSGKIRRTNVGLLTMFTDEVETAGIHKNNYTVARVNHEFKGRSALGATFINRAGIGVDDDFNSTLAVDGKLGLGRKARMSGFYARTNGPNDTINEHSFQLKTDYVWNSWEVSGGYTEVGEGFNPEVGFLQRAAFRKSEARVLYHYRPKNENSIIMELRPHISYNSFWNFDGFQETSYLHIDNHWEFKSGMEVHTGMNLTTEGVLEPFEISDGVTVLPDTYKHVESQLVFFTNKSKPVSVNLRSVMGGSFGGSRYQQSATLSVRLGDKFNSDFAYLYNNYQLPVGDFTANIFRSQMSYSFKPNLYVQSLVQHNSARELWAINLRLGWLQRANTGLFVVYNYNVREGDPLNNSFILKYSRMFDLVK, from the coding sequence ATGAACCCACTTAATTTGTTCTCACCGAGATGCGTGCTTGTCACCTTATTTATATTCTTTTTATTTGGAAATGGGTATTCTCAAATAACCGAGCCAACAATTAATACAGATGGAAGACCTACAGCTACAGCAATTCCTATTGTAAGCCATCCCACTATGGATGGAGATGTGCTTAACGATGAAGTTTGGCAAAAGATTGCACCTTTAGGGGGACTGGTTCAGAGTCAACCTAATTTTGGTCAGCCTGCTAGTGAGCGTACGGAAATAAGAATTGCTTATACGGAACATATTTTTTATTTGTCTGTAATTTGTTATGATTCAGAGCCAGATAAGCTGGTAGTCTCTGATGCCAGACGGGATGCTTCCTTGGATAATACGGATGCCTTTATTTTTATAGTGGATACCTATAAGGACAATCAGAACGGATTTATTTTTGGCACCAATTCGTTGGGTGTGGAATATGATGCGCAGGTAGATAACGAGGGACAGGGAAACTTTAATGCCAATAGGCAACAAGGAGGCACTATAGGCGGATTTAATTTAAATTGGGATGGATCTTGGAAGGTTAAAACTACCGTTAGCGCTATTGGTTGGAGTGCTGAATTCGCCATTCCTTTACGAACTTTACGCTTTCAGCCAGGAAAGGATTGGGGCATTAATTTCAGACGTAATATTAGGAAATCTAACGAAATAGTCTATTGGTCACCCATGCCTATCGGATTTAATCTAAATAGGCTTTCCCTTGCCGGAAGCCTTATGGGATTGGACTTAAAAAGTCCTAATAATCTAAAGGTAATTCCCTATGTACTAGGAAAAATGGCGAAGGATTTTGAGATTATAGATTCAAAAACAAAGTTTACCGGCGAAATTGGTGGCGATATAAAATTCAGTATTACGCCTAGTCTTACTTTGGATCTTACCTATAATACTGATTTTGCCCAAGTTGAGGTAGATGAGCAACAGGTGAATTTAGACCGATTTAATCTGTTTTTCCCAGAAAAGCGACCCTTTTTTTTAGAAAATGCTGGCTTGTTCAGTGTTGGCAGCCCAGGGGAAGTGGATCTATTTTTTAGTAGGCGTATTGGCATTGGGGATGATGGTAATATTGTTCCCATCATAGGTGGGGCTAGATTGTCTGGTAAGATACGCCGTACCAATGTTGGTTTGCTGACTATGTTTACCGATGAGGTTGAAACTGCCGGTATCCACAAGAACAATTATACTGTGGCCCGAGTAAATCATGAATTTAAAGGGCGTTCTGCTTTGGGTGCTACATTTATTAATAGAGCAGGTATTGGCGTCGACGATGATTTTAACAGCACCTTAGCCGTAGATGGCAAGCTAGGGCTGGGGCGAAAAGCAAGAATGAGCGGATTTTATGCCCGTACTAATGGTCCTAACGATACTATAAATGAACATTCCTTTCAACTAAAGACAGATTATGTATGGAATAGTTGGGAAGTTAGTGGTGGATATACCGAAGTAGGGGAAGGTTTTAATCCGGAAGTTGGATTCCTGCAACGTGCGGCCTTTAGAAAGTCGGAAGCCCGGGTGCTATATCATTATAGACCTAAAAATGAAAACTCAATCATCATGGAATTGCGACCGCATATTTCTTATAATAGTTTTTGGAATTTTGACGGTTTCCAGGAAACTAGTTATTTGCACATAGACAATCATTGGGAGTTTAAGAGCGGAATGGAAGTACATACCGGGATGAATCTTACCACCGAAGGGGTATTGGAGCCATTCGAGATCTCGGATGGTGTAACGGTACTCCCCGACACCTATAAACACGTAGAATCCCAGCTTGTTTTCTTTACTAATAAAAGTAAACCGGTTTCAGTAAACCTTCGGTCGGTGATGGGAGGTTCTTTTGGGGGAAGTCGGTATCAACAAAGTGCTACATTAAGTGTACGACTAGGAGATAAATTTAATTCTGATTTCGCTTATCTCTACAACAACTATCAATTGCCTGTGGGGGATTTTACCGCAAATATTTTTAGAAGTCAAATGTCCTATTCCTTTAAGCCAAACCTATATGTTCAAAGTTTGGTGCAACACAATTCTGCCCGCGAATTATGGGCAATTAATTTACGGTTGGGATGGTTGCAACGTGCTAATACCGGACTATTTGTAGTCTATAATTATAATGTACGTGAAGGCGATCCTCTAAATAATAGTTTCATTCTTAAATATAGCCGTATGTTCGATTTGGTGAAGTAG